From Heteronotia binoei isolate CCM8104 ecotype False Entrance Well chromosome 12, APGP_CSIRO_Hbin_v1, whole genome shotgun sequence, the proteins below share one genomic window:
- the USP2 gene encoding ubiquitin carboxyl-terminal hydrolase 2 isoform X2 has translation MRNSYTVTLPEEPPVSPFHGGPKDLRAKMPMPGSLLVSTFVGLVLNKAKNSKAVQGLTGLRNLGNTCFMNSILQCLSNTKELRDYCLQNQYLRDLNNNSRMQMALMAEFAKLIQLLWTSSPNESVSPSEFKTQIQRYAPRFVGYNQQDAQEFLRFLLDGLHSEVNRVLVRPKANSDNLDHLPDDEKGRQMWMKYLDREDSRIGDLFVGQLKSSLTCCACGYCSTAFDPFWDLSLPIAKKSYGEVNLTDCVRLFTKEDVLDGDEKPTCCRCKTRTKCTKKFSIQRFPKILVLHLKRFSEARMRSSKLTTFVNFPLKDLDLREFASQSCNHAIYNLYAVSNHSGTTMGGHYTAYCKNPVSGEWHAFNDSRVTPLSSSHVRSNDAYLLFYELASPSSRM, from the exons ATGCGGAACTCCTACACCGTCACCCTCCCCGAGGAGCCACCCGTCTCGCCTTTCCACGGCGGGCCCAAGGACTTGCGGGCCAAGATGCCCATGCCCGGCTCCCTGCTGGTCTCCACCTTCGTGGGCCTGGTGCTCAACAAAGCCAAG AATTCCAAGGCAGTTCAGGGTCTGACCGGCCTCCGTAACCTCGGCAACACG TGTTTTATGAACTCCATCCTTCAGTGTCTGAGCAACACCAAAGAACTTCGGGATTACTGCCTGCAAAACCAGTACCTCCGAGACCTTAACAACAACAGTCGCATGCAGATGGCCCTCATGGCTG AATTTGCCAAGCTCATCCAGCTGTTGTGGACGTCGTCTCCTAACGAATCCGTGAGCCCTTCGGAGTTCAAGACCCAGATCCAGAGATACGCCCCTCGCTTTGTTGGCTACAA ccaGCAGGACGCTCAGGAGTTCTTGCGGTTCCTCCTCGACGGGCTCCACAGCGAAGTGAACCGGGTCTTGGTGCGCCCCAAGGCCAACAGTGACAATCTGGACCATCTCCC GGATGATGAAAAAGGGAGGCAGATGTGGATGAAATACTTGGACAGGGAAGACAGCCGGATTGGGG atCTCTTTGTGGGGCAGCTGAAGAGCTCTCTGACTTGTTGTGCCTGTGGGTACTGCTCTACGGCCTTTGATCCCTTCTGGGACCTCTCGCTGCCCATCGCCAAG AAGAGCTACGGGGAGGTGAACTTGACTGACTGCGTGCGGCTCTTCACCAAGGAAGACGTGCTGGATGGAGATGAAAAGCCG ACCTGCTGCCGCTGCAAAACCAGGACGAAGTGCACAAAGAAGTTCAGCATCCAGCGGTTCCCCAAGATCCTGGTGCTGC ACCTGAAGCGTTTCTCGGAAGCCAGGATGCGATCCAGCAAGCTCACCACTTTTGTAAACTTCCCGCTGAAGGATCTAGACCTGAGGGAGTTCGCTTCCCAGAGCTGCA ACCACGCGATTTACAACTTGTACGCCGTCTCCAACCACAGCGGCACCACCATGGGGGGCCATTACACCGCCTACTGCAAGAACCCCGTGTCTGGCGAATGGCATGCTTTCAACGACTCCCG CGTCACGCCGCTGTCTTCCAGCCACGTCCGGAGCAACGACGCCTACTTGCTTTTCTACGAGCTGGCCAGCCCATCTTCGCGAATGTAG